The following proteins are co-located in the Triticum aestivum cultivar Chinese Spring chromosome 1A, IWGSC CS RefSeq v2.1, whole genome shotgun sequence genome:
- the LOC123045532 gene encoding pentatricopeptide repeat-containing protein At1g08610, whose product MVHSGGAGCHRCGLWPGGSAPIIVVTFSMMRPSRFRAHAVHLDCPPRTEQRNVDDLVVMRPYQRPRSRDDFAEQKNAGNVVVMRPERRMRDGSVDRAAPGNGRAAGDVERAILSLQAKPWKHLGQNSNEGVDLPKDKGVFYAGNLRRYCNNGKLIQACCVIDEMVLHGQIPDAKSCIRLIRGLVKTGKANKARDVLEVMVLSGGIPDTITCNMLIAQLCCTGQLDLAMNVLEDMRYGGISPNGITFNTLIRCMCNQRMYGRAITFWKEQLRIGWPPYVMTSTLLVDLVCKNCGPKRAMEVLNELALEGCQPDVVTYNALISASCKAGRLKDAKTILTRLIAEGLEPNSTTYCILLHSLCNTKRWAEVCDLLAHMNHANCEPDVTAYNIFINYFCKYGHLDQAIGVLEMMVSDKCFPDIVTYNTLLNAICKEGMVEEALLIAHCIRENGWQLVRITYNTLIDALANKGEVNKAMDLFDEMASDGISPDDITYGSLVMCFCRKNMAEEALQLLNRTLALGFQVKVTTFVMVIQALCRDSKAEAAADILRVMVSETKNTSNSFYLSIVRRVANSGRIEEAERLLQELVDCKIVKEDSPVVLSS is encoded by the coding sequence ATGGTGCATTCGGGGGGCGCAGGTTGCCACCGGTGTGGTTTGTGGCCAGGTGGATCCGCCCCAATTATCGTTGTCACCTTCTCGATGATGCGCCCTTCACGTTTCAGAGCACATGCGGTGCATTTAGATTGTCCCCCTAGAACTGAACAGAGAAATGTTGACGATTTAGTGGTGATGAGGCCTTACCAGCGGCCTCGGTCACGGGACGATTTCGCCGAGCAGAAGAATGCGGGTAATGTGGTAGTAATGCGGCCAGAACGAAGAATGCGGGATGGTTCAGTGGATCGTGCAGCCCCTGGAAATGGCAGAGCAGCCGGGGATGTCGAGAGGGCCATTTTGTCCCTGCAAGCTAAGCCGTGGAAACACTTGGGTCAGAACTCAAACGAGGGGGTTGATTTGCCGAAAGATAAAGGGGTGTTTTATGCTGGCAACCTTCGCCGGTACTGCAACAATGGGAAGCTCATTCAGGCTTGCTGCGTGATTGATGAGATGGTGCTACATGGCCAAATTCCGGATGCTAAGAGCTGTATTAGATTAATCCGTGGCCTTGTTAAAACTGGCAAGGCAAATAAAGCCAGGGACGTCCTTGAGGTTATGGTGCTCTCAGGTGGGATTCCAGATACCATCACCTGCAACATGCTGATTGCGCAACTTTGCTGCACAGGGCAGCTGGATTTGGCGATGAACGTATTGGAGGACATGAGGTATGGCGGTATCTCTCCAAACGGCATCACTTTTAACACTTTGATTAGGTGCATGTGCAACCAGCGTATGTATGGCAGGGCGATCACCTTTTGGAAAGAGCAATTGAGAATAGGTTGGCCACCATATGTTATGACGAGCACCTTGCTTGTTGATCTTGTATGCAAAAACTGTGGACCTAAGCGTGCCATGGAAGTCTTGAATGAACTTGCTCTGGAGGGATGTCAACCAGATGTTGTCACCTACAATGCTCTTATCAGTGCATCATGTAAAGCAGGCAGGCTGAAGGACGCGAAGACCATCTTAACTCGTCTTATTGCTGAAGGCCTTGAACCAAATAGTACAACCTATTGCATCTTACTCCATTCTCTCTGCAATACAAAAAGGTGGGCTGAAGTTTGTGATTTACTTGCACATATGAACCATGCAAATTGTGAGCCTGATGTTACTGCCTACAATATCTTTATCAACTACTTCTGTAAGTATGGACATCTCGATCAGGCTATTGGTGTGTTGGAGATGATGGTTAGCGATAAATGTTTTCCTGATATAGTGACATACAACACACTCCTAAATGCCATATGTAAAGAGGGTATGGTGGAAGAAGCTCTTTTGATAGCCCATTGCATCAGAGAAAATGGATGGCAGTTGGTTCGTATTACATACAACACCCTGATAGATGCTTTAGCAAACAAGGGTGAGGTGAACAAAGCTATGGATCTGTTTGATGAGATGGCTAGTGATGGGATCAGTCCCGATGACATTACTTATGGTTCACTTGTTATGTGCTTCTGTAGGAAAAACATGGCTGAAGAGGCCCTACAGCTCTTGAATCGGACGCTTGCTCTTGGTTTTCAGGTTAAAGTAACTACTTTTGTCATGGTGATCCAGGCATTGTGCAGAGATAGCAAAGCGGAAGCTGCTGCTGATATACTGCGAGTAATGGTATCAGAAACTAAAAACACCAGTAACTCATTTTATCTATCTATAGTCAGAAGAGTCGCCAATTCAGGCAGGATTGAAGAAGCAGAAAGGCTGCTTCAGGAATTAGTTGACTGCAAGATAGTGAAAGAAGATTCCCCTGTTGTGTTGAGCAGCTAG